A stretch of the Kushneria konosiri genome encodes the following:
- the minE gene encoding cell division topological specificity factor MinE, whose amino-acid sequence MKLLEFLKRERKKSASVAKERLQIIVAHQRGQRGQPDYMPMLERELLEVIRRYVQVDQDAINISLDSEDDCSVLELNVTLPNRS is encoded by the coding sequence GTGAAATTACTGGAATTTCTAAAGCGTGAGCGCAAGAAGTCTGCCTCGGTCGCCAAGGAGCGACTGCAGATTATCGTGGCCCATCAGCGCGGTCAGCGTGGTCAGCCTGATTATATGCCGATGCTGGAGCGCGAGCTTCTTGAGGTGATCCGTCGCTATGTTCAGGTTGATCAGGACGCCATCAACATCAGTCTGGACAGTGAAGATGACTGTTCGGTGCTTGAGCTGAACGTGACCTTGCCCAACCGAAGCTGA
- a CDS encoding insulinase family protein: MTNPSASGEQRHHIIPGPGDSATYEALMLDNGLQVLLVHDDRIERAGAAMNVAAGSAFNPVRFPGLAHFLEHMLFLGTDHYPDPNDYQQFLSAHGGHHNAFTAPRDTNYFFDIAPEAFAPALARFSRFFIAPTLDETYVERERHAVNAEYQARLQDDGRRIEDALSQALNSEHPYNHFSIGNLDTLRDLPDQTLREALVAFHDAHYDANTMSLVLIGPQPLEALSSLARELFSEVPDRGLSRRSIDHPLVLDDQLPMAMAAQSLNQQHQVRFLFPIPDPEQDYRLKPVSFLSHMIGHEAPGSLLACLRQRGWADSLSAGSARGDGQRALLMVNIELTPKGCEHLDEIQAALMDWINLIRDQGVESWRYDEQARGVEQQFRFQQRQAPAQQATALSVAMARYPIEEVRRAGFLMEGFNAARIHDYLDALTPDRLLRLYTGPEVTGEQRSLWFDTPWQHVSVHHNQLETTLEGLALPQPNAFIARDLELINKDSKATRCILDTPGMDLWLHATGIFGAPRVEWRISLQSPHAGQDVRQSVLTELLARWLEDSLSDALYPARLAGQGVSTHAHARGMTLSFSGWRDRQTLVMSQVLDQLMHAEMDTHHLQRVSRSLKRRWQDEPGSALHEQLNRALIQAMITPGWTSEARLAALEEITPEAVREFRHQWLGELHVQALATGDTSIELAQQMGETLKARLSPGVTSEAIPDLSVLSPTATPPMLRPQSRRGDSGVLYYLQGKGRSLEDQARMAILGQMISAPFFNQLRTDQQLGYVVSARYQPLIDAPGLALLVQSPDHDTTVLNSRIEQFLEGFDELVMGTGDAEMVAYQQAVAERLVEREQRLGQITARLWQELAHGWTGFDRREQLAAAVSAQRSEDIRAAWQALRSRPVLLAGADDGVAANLMDAPWQSFLTLMS, from the coding sequence ATGACGAATCCTTCTGCAAGCGGCGAACAGCGCCACCACATCATTCCGGGACCGGGCGACAGCGCCACCTATGAAGCGCTGATGCTCGATAATGGACTGCAGGTGCTGCTGGTTCACGACGACAGGATTGAGCGCGCCGGGGCCGCCATGAATGTGGCCGCCGGCAGCGCCTTTAATCCCGTCCGCTTTCCAGGGCTGGCCCATTTTCTGGAACACATGCTGTTTCTGGGCACCGACCACTATCCCGACCCCAACGACTATCAGCAGTTTTTGAGCGCTCATGGCGGCCATCACAACGCCTTTACCGCTCCTCGGGATACCAACTACTTCTTTGACATTGCACCCGAGGCTTTTGCTCCGGCACTGGCGCGTTTTAGTCGCTTTTTTATTGCGCCGACGCTTGATGAGACCTATGTCGAGCGCGAACGTCACGCCGTCAATGCCGAATATCAGGCGCGCCTGCAGGACGATGGCCGACGCATCGAGGATGCCCTGAGCCAGGCACTCAACTCCGAGCATCCCTACAACCACTTCAGCATCGGCAATCTCGACACACTCAGGGATCTTCCCGACCAGACCCTTCGTGAAGCGCTGGTGGCCTTTCATGACGCGCACTACGATGCCAATACCATGTCACTGGTGCTGATCGGCCCGCAGCCGCTGGAGGCGCTGTCGTCTCTGGCTCGTGAGCTTTTCAGCGAGGTGCCTGACCGGGGCCTGAGCCGACGCTCCATTGATCACCCCTTGGTCCTCGATGATCAGCTGCCCATGGCCATGGCCGCACAGTCGCTGAACCAGCAGCATCAGGTCCGCTTTCTCTTCCCCATTCCCGACCCTGAACAGGACTATCGACTCAAGCCGGTCTCGTTTCTGTCGCACATGATCGGCCATGAAGCACCCGGCAGTCTGCTGGCCTGCCTGCGCCAGCGCGGCTGGGCAGATAGCCTCTCGGCCGGCAGTGCCCGTGGCGACGGCCAGCGCGCGCTGTTGATGGTCAACATCGAGCTCACGCCCAAAGGCTGCGAACATCTCGATGAGATCCAGGCCGCCCTGATGGACTGGATCAACCTGATTCGCGATCAGGGTGTCGAATCATGGCGCTACGATGAGCAGGCACGGGGCGTCGAACAGCAGTTTCGCTTTCAGCAGCGCCAGGCGCCCGCCCAGCAGGCCACGGCGCTCTCGGTGGCCATGGCGCGCTATCCGATCGAGGAAGTACGCCGGGCCGGCTTTTTGATGGAAGGTTTCAACGCAGCGCGCATTCATGACTATCTCGATGCCCTGACACCCGACCGACTACTGCGCCTTTATACCGGCCCCGAGGTGACCGGCGAGCAGCGATCCCTCTGGTTCGACACCCCCTGGCAGCACGTCTCCGTCCATCACAACCAGCTTGAGACCACACTTGAAGGCCTGGCACTGCCACAGCCCAACGCGTTTATCGCCCGGGATCTTGAGCTGATCAACAAGGATTCAAAGGCCACCCGGTGTATTCTCGACACACCGGGGATGGATCTTTGGCTGCATGCCACGGGCATTTTTGGCGCACCACGGGTGGAGTGGCGCATCAGTCTGCAGAGCCCGCATGCGGGGCAGGATGTTCGACAATCCGTGCTGACCGAGCTACTGGCGCGCTGGCTGGAAGACAGCCTGTCCGATGCACTTTATCCGGCACGCCTTGCCGGACAGGGCGTGAGCACTCATGCCCATGCGCGCGGCATGACACTTTCCTTTTCAGGCTGGCGCGATCGCCAGACACTGGTGATGTCACAGGTGCTCGATCAGCTCATGCACGCCGAGATGGATACCCACCATCTTCAGCGCGTCAGTCGCAGCCTCAAGCGTCGCTGGCAGGATGAGCCCGGCTCGGCCCTGCACGAGCAGCTCAATCGTGCGCTGATTCAGGCCATGATCACCCCGGGCTGGACCAGCGAGGCGCGTCTGGCCGCGCTGGAAGAAATAACGCCCGAAGCTGTTCGGGAGTTTCGTCACCAATGGCTGGGCGAGCTGCATGTTCAGGCGCTTGCCACCGGCGACACCAGCATCGAGCTTGCCCAACAAATGGGAGAAACCCTCAAGGCCAGGCTGTCGCCGGGAGTAACGTCCGAGGCCATCCCCGACCTGAGCGTACTGTCCCCGACGGCCACCCCGCCAATGCTGCGCCCTCAAAGCCGACGCGGCGATTCAGGCGTACTGTACTATTTACAGGGAAAGGGTCGGTCGCTGGAGGATCAGGCCCGCATGGCCATTCTGGGACAGATGATCAGCGCGCCCTTTTTCAATCAGCTCAGAACCGATCAGCAGCTTGGCTATGTCGTCTCGGCGCGCTATCAGCCACTGATTGATGCGCCGGGGCTTGCGCTGCTGGTGCAGTCACCGGATCACGACACAACCGTTTTGAACTCGCGCATTGAGCAGTTTCTGGAAGGGTTTGACGAGCTTGTGATGGGTACTGGAGATGCTGAAATGGTGGCCTATCAGCAGGCCGTGGCGGAGCGTCTTGTGGAGCGTGAGCAGCGCCTGGGCCAGATCACCGCGCGTCTTTGGCAGGAACTGGCACACGGCTGGACCGGTTTTGACCGTCGCGAGCAACTGGCAGCCGCCGTCAGCGCTCAGCGAAGCGAGGATATTCGCGCGGCCTGGCAGGCGCTGCGATCACGCCCGGTGCTGTTGGCCGGTGCTGATGACGGGGTGGCGGCCAACCTCATGGATGCCCCCTGGCAGTCCTTTTTAACGCTTATGTCGTAA
- a CDS encoding MFS transporter has protein sequence MIGVTLVVVSLCGLGAALLVPPAPAHSPGQLKWQPFRGSWQVLSNAWQSPGIFRALIGISVFWFLGACYLTQLPLWTSHVVHGQAGAVTMLLAAFAVGVGLGSLICARLSAGRLEVGLVPIGALVLALAGLDFALHPAMGDGVNTLAELVGMPRFWWMLLDLILIGIGGGLYIIPLYTLVQIRSSDEHRARMIAANNILNALFMVLSAAFGAVMIGVLGVSLHTFFASLALISLITALVCAVLQARPMMRISIFVLVNMWYRLRIRGIENIPDEGAAIVVCNHVSFMDALVMGGASPRPLRFLMDKPIYESPWLNWFFRMAGAIPVASERRDPKGMRRALDMVSKALQNGEVVMLFPEGRLTRNGHMNEFRRGVDLILKRDPVPVVPAALSGLWGSWSSRYDGMPFKGVPRRFRAKVCLSFGAPMASETSTRESLQASVAALKTSIDGYAHNKPFRDPEAPMEHGDMVRQEQN, from the coding sequence TTGATCGGTGTCACGCTGGTAGTGGTTTCGCTATGCGGACTGGGGGCGGCCCTGCTGGTCCCCCCGGCGCCGGCCCATTCTCCGGGTCAGCTGAAGTGGCAACCCTTTCGAGGCTCCTGGCAGGTGCTCTCGAACGCCTGGCAGTCTCCCGGCATCTTTCGAGCCCTGATCGGGATCAGCGTGTTCTGGTTTTTGGGCGCCTGTTATCTGACCCAATTGCCGCTCTGGACCAGTCACGTTGTCCACGGGCAGGCCGGGGCGGTGACCATGTTGCTGGCGGCCTTTGCCGTGGGCGTCGGGCTGGGGTCGCTGATCTGTGCCCGTCTGTCAGCCGGTCGACTGGAAGTGGGGCTGGTGCCCATCGGTGCCCTTGTGCTGGCGCTGGCGGGGCTTGATTTTGCCCTTCATCCCGCCATGGGGGATGGTGTCAATACTCTGGCAGAGCTTGTGGGCATGCCGCGTTTCTGGTGGATGCTGCTGGATCTGATCCTGATCGGGATTGGTGGCGGGCTCTATATCATTCCGCTCTATACGCTGGTACAGATTCGAAGCAGCGATGAGCATCGGGCACGCATGATTGCTGCCAACAATATTCTCAATGCCCTTTTCATGGTGCTATCGGCAGCCTTCGGTGCCGTAATGATTGGCGTTCTGGGGGTTTCCCTTCATACCTTTTTTGCCTCGCTGGCGCTCATTTCTCTGATCACGGCGCTGGTCTGCGCGGTGCTGCAGGCGCGCCCCATGATGCGCATCAGCATCTTTGTACTGGTCAACATGTGGTATCGGCTGCGTATTCGGGGGATTGAAAACATCCCTGACGAAGGGGCCGCGATAGTGGTCTGCAATCATGTCAGTTTCATGGATGCACTGGTCATGGGGGGCGCCAGCCCGCGACCGCTACGCTTTCTGATGGACAAGCCCATCTATGAATCGCCCTGGCTCAACTGGTTCTTTCGCATGGCCGGCGCTATTCCGGTCGCCTCGGAGCGGCGTGATCCCAAGGGAATGCGTCGGGCGCTGGACATGGTCAGCAAGGCGCTGCAAAACGGTGAAGTGGTCATGCTCTTCCCCGAGGGGCGGCTGACCCGCAATGGTCACATGAACGAGTTTCGCCGAGGGGTTGATCTGATTCTCAAGCGTGACCCGGTACCCGTAGTGCCGGCAGCACTGTCCGGGCTCTGGGGGTCATGGTCGTCGCGTTACGACGGTATGCCCTTCAAGGGAGTGCCCAGACGTTTTCGTGCGAAGGTTTGTCTGAGTTTCGGTGCGCCCATGGCGTCCGAGACATCAACCCGGGAGTCGCTGCAGGCAAGCGTTGCCGCGCTCAAGACCAGTATTGATGGGTACGCTCATAACAAGCCCTTTCGCGATCCGGAAGCGCCGATGGAACATGGCGACATGGTTCGTCAGGAGCAGAACTGA
- the sbcB gene encoding exodeoxyribonuclease I — MSGATALSVSFLFHDYETFGADPRRDRPSQFAAIRTDEQFNEIGEPEILYCRQSDDYLPQPVACLLTGITPQQASRRGLPETEFAGRILEMMQQGNTCTLGYNSLRFDDEVTRHLFYRNFIDPYAREWQNGNSRWDLIDAVRAFYALRPEGIEWPTREDGNPSFKLERLSVANGIEHGDAHDALADVRATIALAKLLRARNEKLFDYLLGLRDKRRVASLLDINTRKPMLHISRRYPASRGCSALIAPLAMHPTNPNGVIVVDLAMDPAPLFELSPEAIAERVFASADELAEGTSRIPLKVIHLNRSPVLMPIKAVDDAVAERLGIDREAAERHWQQLAGSADIATRVAQAFSGAPPEPPADPDLMLYSGGFFSNSDKREMGRIRQTPVEALEALRPAFQDGRLEEMFFRYKARNYPEVLTTEERTRWESDRWERMNDPKIAAMTLTGFAREIERINGELGHMSDRERQCIEELVMHVEAMMPPQAFG; from the coding sequence CTGTCTGGAGCCACTGCCTTGTCGGTCAGCTTTCTTTTTCACGACTACGAGACTTTCGGTGCCGACCCGCGCCGCGATCGTCCCTCCCAGTTTGCCGCCATTCGAACCGATGAGCAGTTCAACGAAATCGGCGAGCCTGAAATTCTTTACTGCCGTCAAAGCGATGACTATCTGCCCCAGCCGGTAGCGTGTCTCCTGACCGGGATTACCCCACAGCAGGCCTCGCGTCGCGGTCTGCCCGAGACCGAGTTTGCCGGGCGTATCCTCGAGATGATGCAGCAGGGCAATACCTGCACGCTGGGCTATAACTCACTGCGCTTTGACGATGAGGTGACGCGGCATCTCTTCTACCGCAACTTCATCGACCCCTACGCGCGTGAATGGCAAAACGGCAATTCGCGCTGGGATCTGATTGATGCCGTGCGTGCCTTCTACGCGCTGCGCCCTGAAGGCATCGAGTGGCCCACCCGCGAGGATGGCAATCCCAGTTTCAAGCTTGAACGGCTCAGCGTGGCCAACGGGATCGAGCATGGGGACGCGCATGATGCGCTGGCTGACGTGCGGGCCACCATTGCACTGGCGAAGCTTTTGCGTGCGCGCAACGAGAAGCTTTTTGACTATCTGCTGGGGCTTCGCGACAAGCGACGCGTCGCCTCACTGCTCGACATCAACACCCGAAAGCCCATGCTGCACATCTCGCGGCGCTATCCGGCCAGTCGGGGCTGCAGCGCGCTGATTGCACCGCTGGCCATGCATCCCACCAATCCCAACGGGGTGATCGTGGTGGATCTGGCCATGGACCCGGCGCCGCTGTTCGAATTGAGTCCTGAGGCCATTGCCGAGCGTGTCTTTGCCAGCGCCGATGAACTGGCAGAGGGCACATCACGCATCCCGCTCAAGGTCATTCATCTCAATCGCAGCCCGGTGCTGATGCCGATCAAAGCCGTGGATGATGCTGTCGCCGAGCGTCTGGGGATCGACCGGGAAGCTGCCGAGCGACACTGGCAGCAGCTCGCCGGCAGCGCCGATATTGCCACCCGCGTGGCGCAGGCGTTCAGCGGGGCACCCCCCGAGCCGCCGGCTGACCCCGATCTGATGCTCTATTCGGGCGGTTTTTTTTCCAATAGCGACAAGCGCGAGATGGGCCGCATTCGCCAGACGCCGGTCGAGGCGCTGGAAGCACTGCGTCCTGCCTTTCAGGACGGTCGACTGGAGGAGATGTTTTTCCGCTACAAGGCGCGTAACTATCCCGAAGTGCTGACAACCGAAGAGCGCACGCGCTGGGAAAGTGATCGCTGGGAACGCATGAACGACCCGAAGATTGCGGCCATGACGCTGACCGGATTTGCTCGTGAGATTGAGCGAATCAATGGTGAGCTCGGCCACATGAGTGATCGTGAGCGGCAGTGCATCGAGGAACTGGTGATGCACGTCGAGGCCATGATGCCGCCGCAGGCCTTTGGCTAG
- a CDS encoding SOS response-associated peptidase, translating to MAGRLYIEALDTARLLDDVVVDQPVVASPNLAPRHWLSMLRLEQGHIHLGRAFWGMTPSWLKVLDHAPHCARAESLDERRMFREAFSARRCLIPVSGVYIWKQLPRQKQPFLITRVDRAPFMLAGIWCRYMTDTRTAFDSMALITVDVDAPLTPLTDRFPAVIDADQAGPWLSPETPLTQARALLAPAPPALLGAFPVERLVNDPTNQQWHCARPTGHMLTATRGAIHVTGH from the coding sequence ATGGCAGGGCGTTTGTATATTGAAGCACTGGATACCGCCCGGCTTCTCGATGATGTCGTGGTTGACCAGCCTGTCGTGGCCAGTCCCAATCTTGCACCACGACACTGGCTATCGATGCTTCGCCTGGAACAGGGGCACATCCATCTGGGGCGCGCGTTCTGGGGCATGACGCCTTCCTGGCTCAAGGTGCTCGATCACGCGCCACACTGTGCCCGCGCCGAATCACTGGATGAAAGACGCATGTTTCGTGAGGCCTTCAGTGCCAGACGCTGCCTGATTCCCGTCTCCGGCGTCTATATCTGGAAACAGTTGCCACGCCAGAAACAGCCCTTTCTGATTACCCGGGTCGATCGCGCCCCGTTCATGCTGGCCGGCATCTGGTGTCGATACATGACCGATACCCGAACGGCCTTTGACTCCATGGCGTTGATCACCGTGGACGTCGATGCACCACTTACGCCGCTGACCGACCGCTTCCCTGCCGTCATCGATGCCGATCAGGCAGGCCCCTGGCTGTCGCCCGAGACACCACTGACTCAGGCACGCGCGTTGCTTGCCCCGGCGCCACCGGCTCTGCTCGGCGCCTTCCCGGTCGAACGGCTGGTCAATGACCCGACCAATCAGCAATGGCACTGTGCACGCCCCACCGGACACATGCTGACCGCCACACGCGGCGCCATTCACGTCACCGGGCACTAG
- the minD gene encoding septum site-determining protein MinD, which translates to MARIIVVTSGKGGVGKTTSAAAIATGLALRGNKTVVIDFDVGLRNLDLIMGCERRVVYDLVNVIQGEAGLNQAMIRDKRSDNLYILPASQTRDKDALTLEGVEQVLEKLSEDFDYIVCDSPAGIERGAQLAMYFADEAIVVTNPEVSSVRDSDRILGLLASKTRRAEQGQDPVVERLLITRYDPNRVDSGDMLNLEDIQEILAIKLIGLIPESEAVLRASNSGVPVTHDQDSDAGQAYSDTVARLLGDEKPLRFHLLQKRSFLSRIFGGGRR; encoded by the coding sequence TTGGCCAGGATCATCGTCGTTACATCAGGAAAGGGCGGGGTCGGCAAGACCACCAGCGCGGCAGCCATCGCTACCGGTCTGGCCTTGAGAGGCAACAAGACCGTCGTTATCGATTTTGATGTGGGCCTTCGAAATCTCGACCTGATCATGGGCTGCGAGCGTCGTGTGGTTTACGACCTGGTCAATGTCATTCAGGGCGAGGCGGGGCTCAATCAGGCCATGATCCGCGACAAGCGCTCCGACAATCTTTATATCCTTCCGGCCTCGCAGACGCGCGACAAGGATGCCCTGACGCTTGAAGGCGTCGAGCAGGTGCTCGAAAAGCTGTCGGAAGATTTTGACTATATTGTCTGTGATTCGCCGGCCGGTATCGAGCGCGGGGCCCAGCTGGCGATGTATTTCGCCGACGAGGCGATCGTGGTGACCAACCCGGAAGTTTCCTCGGTGCGCGACTCCGATCGCATTCTGGGGCTTCTGGCCTCCAAGACCCGCCGCGCCGAACAGGGTCAGGACCCGGTGGTCGAGCGTCTGCTGATTACCCGCTACGACCCCAATCGAGTCGACAGCGGTGATATGCTGAATCTGGAGGATATCCAGGAAATTCTGGCGATCAAGCTGATCGGTCTGATTCCGGAGTCCGAGGCGGTGCTGCGTGCCTCCAACTCAGGGGTGCCGGTAACACATGATCAGGACAGCGACGCCGGTCAGGCCTATAGTGATACCGTGGCCAGGCTTTTGGGTGATGAAAAGCCGCTACGCTTCCATCTACTACAAAAGAGAAGTTTTCTGAGTCGGATCTTCGGCGGGGGGCGTCGGTGA
- a CDS encoding MFS transporter, protein MSSRFFAPFFWTQALGAFNDNVFKNVLLLLVTFVAVPRLGWDAGLINNLAAALFILPYLLFSAWGGQLADYRDKRQLIIALKWLELATMTCAALAIWLDAYALLLGLLFMMGTQSALFGPVKYAILPQHVQRTELVQANAWVEMGTFLAILLGTLGAGILMALGGSTRAY, encoded by the coding sequence ATGAGCAGCCGTTTCTTTGCGCCCTTTTTCTGGACCCAGGCGCTGGGCGCCTTTAACGATAACGTCTTCAAAAACGTGCTGTTGTTGCTGGTCACCTTTGTGGCCGTGCCTCGTCTGGGCTGGGATGCCGGGTTGATCAACAATCTGGCCGCCGCGCTTTTCATTTTGCCCTATCTGTTGTTTTCGGCCTGGGGCGGGCAGCTGGCCGATTACCGTGACAAGCGGCAGTTGATCATTGCACTCAAGTGGCTGGAGCTGGCCACCATGACCTGCGCTGCACTCGCCATCTGGCTGGATGCTTATGCCCTGTTGCTGGGGCTCTTGTTCATGATGGGGACCCAGTCGGCGCTTTTTGGCCCGGTCAAATATGCCATTCTTCCTCAGCATGTACAGCGTACCGAGCTGGTGCAGGCCAATGCCTGGGTCGAGATGGGCACGTTTCTGGCCATTTTGCTCGGCACGCTTGGGGCCGGCATTCTTATGGCGTTGGGGGGGAGCACACGCGCATATTGA
- a CDS encoding response regulator transcription factor yields the protein MRLLLIEDNVPLADELTALFTQNGYAVDWCTDGRDAAVMATSEPFDIIILDLGLPGRPGLTLLEQWRADGLDTPILILTARSSWSERITGLRAGADDYLPKPFHPDELILRLQALVRRRHGQRPSPTISVAGVVLDENGQSAWRTSNETPVNLTRAEFAILRYLMLHPEHVIAKDRLLDHLYDSEHDRNPNVVEVHINHLRQKLGRGVIITQRGQGYRFGGDSVVA from the coding sequence ATGCGGTTGCTATTGATTGAAGACAATGTTCCGCTTGCGGATGAACTGACTGCCCTGTTTACCCAGAACGGCTACGCCGTCGACTGGTGCACGGACGGCCGGGATGCTGCCGTCATGGCCACCAGTGAACCCTTTGATATCATTATCCTGGACCTGGGCCTGCCCGGCCGTCCGGGGCTGACGCTTCTGGAACAGTGGCGGGCCGATGGGCTCGACACGCCCATACTGATCCTGACCGCTCGCTCCAGCTGGAGTGAGCGCATTACCGGACTGCGCGCTGGCGCAGATGACTATCTGCCCAAGCCCTTCCATCCCGACGAGCTGATTCTGCGTCTTCAGGCACTGGTTCGCCGCCGTCACGGTCAGCGCCCCTCTCCCACCATTTCGGTGGCAGGGGTTGTACTGGATGAAAATGGACAGAGCGCCTGGCGTACCTCCAACGAAACGCCGGTCAACCTGACCCGCGCCGAGTTTGCGATCCTGCGCTATCTGATGCTCCACCCCGAACATGTCATTGCCAAGGATCGCCTGCTTGATCACCTCTACGACAGTGAACACGATCGCAACCCCAACGTGGTCGAGGTGCATATCAATCATCTGCGCCAGAAGCTGGGGCGTGGCGTGATCATCACCCAGCGCGGACAGGGCTATCGTTTCGGTGGTGACAGCGTCGTCGCCTGA
- a CDS encoding TetR/AcrR family transcriptional regulator, translating to MARPRQHSPEELHASVMAACDSWLKDHPIHALSLRSIARDVGCAPSTLLKLYGSFNNLLQYVNLETLDSLKEQIDTFQAGTPDERLSALARAYWSFAHSYPYRWQLLFDYPLAEEGELDTRQGRMIEALFLRVEATLKEVQPQMADLEASRLARTLWGSVHGLVQLGLNERLGYGQGQALEVTELLDQLLYTILAGLRAGGAAH from the coding sequence ATGGCGCGCCCAAGACAGCATTCACCGGAGGAGCTGCATGCCAGCGTCATGGCGGCATGCGACAGCTGGCTCAAGGATCATCCCATCCACGCCCTGTCACTGCGTTCCATCGCTCGCGATGTCGGCTGTGCGCCCAGTACGCTGCTCAAACTCTATGGCAGCTTCAACAATCTGCTTCAGTACGTCAACCTTGAAACGCTGGACAGTCTGAAAGAGCAGATTGATACCTTTCAGGCCGGCACGCCCGATGAGCGTCTGAGCGCTCTGGCCAGAGCCTACTGGAGCTTTGCTCACAGTTATCCGTATCGCTGGCAGCTGCTGTTTGATTATCCGCTGGCCGAGGAGGGGGAACTCGATACTCGCCAGGGCAGGATGATCGAGGCGCTTTTCCTGCGTGTCGAGGCCACGCTCAAGGAAGTTCAGCCACAGATGGCAGACCTTGAGGCCAGCCGTCTGGCGCGTACTCTCTGGGGCAGCGTGCATGGCCTGGTCCAGCTGGGACTCAACGAACGCCTGGGCTATGGCCAGGGGCAGGCGCTTGAGGTGACCGAACTGCTGGATCAGCTTTTGTATACCATACTGGCCGGTCTGCGTGCCGGGGGGGCAGCTCATTGA
- a CDS encoding sensor histidine kinase has translation MSLTRRLDLGLLASVLVVMLLLAHGSVVLFDYVLRDYLTERLREDAESLATLPVDRDGQVQIDPLRLRASFNQVYSGQYFVIDIDDDIHLRSRSLWDHRLKPVEGDTAQIRQGPENQSLLAWTGQYHRGKHHFTITTALDYSTVTRRLDWLRLCIWGLGGVMAILLVFIQRRVIRLGLMPLEKLQRELAQLHEGKRMALETQVPDEIAPFVEELNHQLERIERVLNRSRDGIANLGHALKTPLSVMETQLARRELEQLPDLRKSLQARLDDIHRLVEKELQRARLDTGEVSAAARFQPDSDIQPLLDTLREIHSNVTFINDSANLPPLPWDRDELLEILGNLLDNAGKWAHGLARLTMSYEGRKFVMLVEDDGPGIPPEQRSRVMGRGTRLDEQVTGHGLGLGIVEQIVHHHGGDIQLGESDLGGLAVTVELPAPPGP, from the coding sequence ATGTCACTGACACGTCGTCTCGATCTGGGGCTGCTGGCCTCGGTACTGGTGGTCATGCTGCTGCTGGCCCACGGCAGCGTGGTGCTTTTCGATTACGTTCTGCGCGACTACCTGACAGAAAGGCTGCGCGAGGATGCCGAAAGCCTGGCCACTCTACCAGTGGATCGGGACGGTCAGGTCCAGATCGATCCACTGCGTCTTCGTGCCTCCTTTAACCAGGTCTACTCGGGCCAGTATTTTGTCATCGATATCGATGACGATATCCACCTGCGCTCCCGCTCGCTCTGGGATCACCGCCTGAAGCCGGTGGAAGGCGACACTGCCCAGATCCGTCAGGGGCCCGAAAACCAGTCCCTGCTGGCCTGGACCGGCCAGTACCATCGCGGCAAACATCATTTCACCATCACTACAGCGCTGGATTACAGCACCGTCACCCGGCGTCTGGACTGGCTTCGCCTGTGCATCTGGGGCCTTGGCGGCGTCATGGCGATCCTGCTGGTCTTCATCCAGCGCCGCGTCATTCGCCTTGGCCTCATGCCGCTGGAGAAACTCCAGCGCGAACTTGCCCAGCTGCATGAGGGCAAGCGCATGGCACTGGAAACCCAGGTACCGGATGAAATCGCCCCGTTTGTCGAAGAGCTCAATCACCAGCTGGAACGTATCGAGCGGGTGCTCAACCGTTCTCGCGATGGCATCGCCAATCTCGGGCATGCGCTCAAGACACCTCTATCGGTGATGGAAACCCAGCTGGCGCGTCGCGAGCTTGAACAGCTGCCTGACCTGCGCAAGTCACTTCAGGCGCGGCTGGATGACATTCACCGTCTGGTGGAGAAGGAGCTTCAGCGCGCCCGACTGGATACCGGCGAGGTCTCTGCAGCCGCTCGCTTTCAGCCTGACAGCGACATTCAGCCCCTGCTGGACACCCTCCGCGAGATTCACAGCAACGTTACCTTCATCAACGACAGCGCGAACCTGCCGCCCCTGCCCTGGGATCGTGACGAACTGCTGGAGATTCTGGGCAACCTGCTGGATAACGCCGGTAAATGGGCCCATGGTCTGGCACGCCTGACCATGTCATATGAAGGGCGGAAGTTCGTCATGCTGGTGGAAGATGACGGCCCCGGCATTCCGCCGGAGCAGCGAAGCCGGGTAATGGGGCGCGGCACGCGCCTGGACGAACAGGTCACCGGCCACGGGCTGGGGCTCGGGATCGTGGAACAGATCGTTCACCATCACGGTGGCGATATCCAGCTGGGTGAAAGCGATCTGGGCGGGCTGGCCGTCACGGTTGAATTACCTGCCCCGCCAGGGCCTTGA